AATAAATATAGATCATGGGTGATTGAATCAATGGAGAATTTAAGAAGATGAATGTGAAACTGGTAAAATTTTGgataggaagaagaagatgaatcaaACCCCCAGAGTTGGAGTCGATATCGCGACGGCGAAGAATGATGAAATAGAAAACGACGTGTTTCCATATGCCTAGTTTCTCTTATTTGGAATGGGCTTTACCAAGCTTTATTAAAGAAATGTGTGCAATCAAAAGCCCAAAACAATTTAAACTTGATTAAATGAAACGGTGCACTTTGCAGAACGGGACACATGTCAACTGTACGGAAGCCGACTTTATGACGTGGCGCTGACGTGGCTTCAGCAGGAGAGACCAAAccatactttatatataaagatatggaATAGAAGATATATGCAATTTGCTAACCAAGTAAATGTGTTGTCAAGTGTTTAATATtagaaaacaatttatagattGTAATTGGGTTTTCCTGCCTAGGATTTTTGATTTGTTAAGTAGAGGTTTGGGTATACTAAACCATATAGtatacattctatttgggtttatactTCTTTGATTAGTATGGTTTAGCTTTACATTAAGATTTATATTAGGGTTTATACTTCCTTGATTTGggtgtatatatttatatttgggtttaggattatggtttaaggtttagtatttaaagGCTGAGGGTTGGGATTTTGAGTAAGCTTTAATATTTAGGAGTTATGAGTGGATTTGGAGTCCTATACTATTTCGACGATATGGTATAAAAACTCGGATGCATATTTATGTGATAAAAAATGTGTGATGTTAGTGGTATTACATGGTGTAATAATTAATAGTGGAGTTTTACAACCGACCATGTCATTTACTTTCTCACTttaactgaccatttgcaattGGAAGAGCATaaccggaaaaaaaaacatgctaaatattagtttattaattatatcAAAATCAGTGATATCTACTTAATTTACATTTCCATTTTGGTTATTCAGCAAATTAACCCATAAGATTTTATATAAGCTATGAAGTGTACGAAAATTTAACATAAGCAAATGTAATGTTTGtagtatattattttaaattagtgAAGATACTGTTTATACCAACATAATAATCAGATTTTATTTTCGATCTACGCTGAACACGCACGTGGACAAGTTGATAATGTAATGTTTTGTACTCTTCTTTGGTTTTTGTCAATTTTGTAGTTTTGTACTATATCTTTATATACGTTTAAaccattttagtttttgtttgagTAGCTgttaacaaaacatatatatttatatatatattcaaaataaaaaattattaattagttagttAAATTTTGGTTTAACAATACTAcgttaaatatatatcttaaattttagattttcaatagtaaaaacacctatggCCAATATTATTTCATGATTCTTTTGTTTTACCAACAATAACTATACTAAAACTAAAGTAGACACGGATTGAAAGCCAAAATAGTGGAACTAAAGCAACATAaaccatataagaaaaaaactttGAGAACTTGGTGTAAGTTTGTCTGCTAATGTGTACTTGCATTTGGAATATATTAGATTGTAAAGTTAGAAAAATACTTATTATATCGTTTGAAATTCATCTATATGAATAGTGAAAGTCGGACATTCcatcgatatatatataaatatttatcatttgaGAATAATCTGTTATGAGCACCACTTATAAGAACTAAATGGTTCTTATGCACTTCGTAACCCAAATCAAACATTCACATTCTATATGTAAAAATGATAAGTTTTATTCATGGCTCCCACGGTATTTTCAGTTGAGTAAAATACTCCCATATGCTAGAAAACCATTTTTGACTTGTAAAAATATCTTGTATTTTCTAAGATATATCCACATAACACCATCGCATATCTACCATACATTTGTTTGGTGGGATATCTTACTTTTTTCTGGAATTGGTAAATTTTTAAGTCGTGCCTCAACCCACAAGGCTCCCTCTATTTACGCTATACGAAAAATTTCTTGTGAatttccatttttgtttttataaactcttatcaTTTATGTTCTTCCAAGTAtcacttatatattaaaggagaagcattgtaataaatgcattcacactataatagacacgtggcaccctcacaatgatttgataataaatatgttaacgtgttcacactatattcataaatgtgttcacactatattcataaatatgttcacactatatactttgtatttttttttaatataaaactcatgcatggttccaataaaactttggatttttcggttcgaatcaaaacaaataacgaatcaaaagctaaactatatatatattatttttattgtttaccgATAAAGTTgggcaaaatatttataagttttgaTTCAATTCGTTATCCTTTTtgaattgaaccaaaaaatatggatatcccTAACTTTACGAAGCAAATCAACTACTACAATTAAagaaaagcaaatcacaaataccaatatttttaggagcGATTATCAAATTCGATctattatatgcatatatatacatatatgtacagaattatatatatatatatgttatatatatattatagtttatataagttttacaaaatttttataaattaaatttattatattaggtattaaaatttaaaaagtaaataatattttatttttgtaataaaacgttattattaaattttcaattattttttaaattttatttacggatcaaatcggatattctttaaaattctaaatcatttcgAATATCATAGTCACCGACTATCCAAGTGGCTAAAGATTGAATCGACATGAATGCCTCCAAATACTCGGATATTCGATCTGTGCCCACAACTATTTATGGATACAGTTgagttttctatataaaaaaattcactaatgtcaaggccttttaatttttaattaattttaattttatctttcatgtattatttagaacaaaaatgtcattaatattaattaacaatatctttatatatttgtcatttatttttatatacttttacatacacatacatgtgcaccttgagGTGAGCACTTTATAAGTGTTTACCACTactgaagtatctattttttttctggaagttgaaatatattttttcttaatgcttctttcactaccgaccaaattgtagtgaaatgattagtcttaataattttcttttctttttcttgaactattatccgtttacaaactataatatgaaactattgatTCGACATGAcgattatctaaaatttataacataaaaataaaaaaataataatagtttttggtttttaccaaaaaaaactaaaaaaatcaaacattctaacagaataaaccaaaaaataagttaaaactgaaccaatatccagattaaacagatttaatgtgtttttattaaaaataacgaaactaataatcacattccgcgcaaggcgcgggttattacctagtacCGTATTATACACGGAAAATAGTTGAAGTCATATTCCTTTGGAAGCTTCCTGAATATGTAATCAATATCCGAGAAGAGTAAATACAGTGGAACACTCTTACAAGAAATCTTAGATGTAGTCAAAGTTTGAATCACTGGTTTGAGTTCAAATAAGACATGATTAATTGATTCTTTCTCCGCTCCAAATATATATTCCATAGCATATCACATTGAATTCCACGTGACCGTAAATCCTTAATGAAATATAAACTCCCATATATTGcttgtaaaacaaaatattccaaTTTCCGAGAACACTGTAGCTTCCAAGTAAAAGTTATAAATGGTCGTGTCTGGTCCATAGAACCTcatgtttgttttcttgttcaGGTATAATTTTTTCGTTATATAACCTGATTACACCCTGTACTTCCGTAAGACTGTATCATGCATCCATATGTATTCGGATTCATAATATTACACTGCCATACGTATTAcggtttaatttaataatattaattcatAATGTTACACACTCACGCATGATACTATCAGATACCATAAATAAGTCCACAACACTTTCATACAAActtaaaaagaacaaaaaaaaaacaaatcacacatTCATAAGACAATAGATCCATATTAGATACGGGTTTAATTTCTAAGCACAGATCTGCTGTGCCGACATGTGACTATCGGCTTTCTCGCCGGCCATCCCTGGTTCGGTCTTCTTACAAGCTACCATACCATCAGTTAAACCTGCAGATCCGTTTTTAATCTCCTTATTGTCATCACTGCCCGGAACTTTGTCCTCAGATTTCAAATGTTCCGGTAAAGTGACAGGGAGAAAACCCTTTTGACGACATGTCTCAATCGATTCCACCAACATATCCTCGAGACTATACTTGAAGTTAAATCCCATATCAATCAGCTTCTTGGAACTGAACATAATGCTCTTTAGATTCTCATCCACTCCTTCAAACCTGTTCCAAAGAGTTcatattcagaaaaaaaaaattaactgaaTATGCAAAACAAGCTTAAACCGGTATTGATAAAAATCTTACGTTGAAGGCACGTTATATTCTGGATATTTTTGCCTGAGAAACTCGGAGATAGTAAGAATCGTCGCATCGTGAGAGGAACAAACATAACGTCCCTTGGCACCAGCTTGTTCGTACAAGAATATATGAGCATTGCATAAGTCGTCCAAGTGCACATACTGTCCTTGTCTTATGATGGAGTAATGTGCCTCGTTACCTAAAACATTTACCGTTTTAAATTAACCTCTTAATTAAAAAAGAGGGATTAGAAAGTAGGCTCACTCACGAGTGATAGGAGAGAGCGCGGTAATGAGGCTAGGCGGCATAGATGTTGTTATAAATGGACCGATCACCAATGTCGGGATAATACTAATGAAATCTATTCCTTTTTCCTTCGCGTAATCCCAAGCTGCTTTCTCGGCTAACGTTTTCGACATGAAATACATCTGCCAACAATTtatcaaaaacataaattactTTGAAGAAGATCAACCTCaggttaattttttatatatgatcCTTAATATACATACCCATCCTGTCATCTTCTTGGACATGATAAAGTCAAGATCACTCCAATCGTTTTCATCATAGACATTTTTCTGGTGTTCCTCAACATTAACCGTTCCAGCAGACGAAGTAAACACAATTCTTCGTACGGTCTTTGCCTTATCACATGCTTTCATTATCCCCAACACTCCATTCACTGTCGGTTTTATCACTTCGTTCTGATTCAAACAAACTCATTTAACAAAATCTTGTAGGATTGATATGTAATAAAAAAAGGTTCATAGTATAACTCACCTCGGGGTCCTTAGATTCAAAATCCATGGGAGTTGCTATGTGGAAAACGCCGTCGCATCCGTTTATGGCGTCATCGTAGCTTCCTTCGTCAGATAAATCGGCTTTCCATAAAGTGAGTTGCGTCTTCGCGTTTGGCAAATCAAGAAGATGTTGCACTTTCTTCAAATTTCCTTTACAGGCCAAGAACACTCGTAAGTTACTTATTAACATACTCTCAGGAGAAATTAACGAGTTTGTAAGATATGTACCAGGATCGCGAACAGTGGCACGGACAAAATAACCACGTTCCAGTAGCCGCATCACGAGCCATGAACCAATGAATCCTGATGCGCCGGTTACGCACACGGTCTCTTTGTGAGCTACCATCTTTGTGTGTGAAAGATGGATTATGCTTTGAGAAAGAGTTTACTATGTAGCTTCGGTGGAAATCTTCGTGCTATAAGAAAACATTTTATAGACGTACCACAGCCTGAACATTGCTATTAAGAAGCTACCGTCACGTGAGTACCTACCGGCAAAGCACGTGTGGAACGTTAGTTGGCTAAGGACTTGATTGTTTGGTACTTGGCAAACTGGTAAGtgtgatttgattttattactTTTGGATGTAGCTGTACTGTACCGGCGGATGAAATGT
The nucleotide sequence above comes from Brassica napus cultivar Da-Ae chromosome A9, Da-Ae, whole genome shotgun sequence. Encoded proteins:
- the LOC106447075 gene encoding dihydroflavonol-4-reductase (The RefSeq protein has 4 substitutions compared to this genomic sequence), which encodes MVAHKETVCVTGASRFIGSWLVMRRLERGYFVRATVRDPGNLKKVQHLLDLPNAKTQLTLWKADLSDEGSHDDAINGCDGVFHIATPMDFESKDPENEVIKPTVNGVLGIMKACDKAKTVRRIVFTSSAGTVNVEEHQKNVYDENDWSDLDFIMSKKMTGWMYFMSKTLAEKAAWDYAKEKGIDFISIIPTLVIGPFITTSMPPSLITALSPITRNEAHYSIIRQGQYVHLDDLCNAHIFLYEQAAAKGRYVCSSHDATILTISEFLRQKYPEYNVPSTFEGVDENLKSIMFSSKKLIDMGFNFKYSLEDMLVESIETCRQKGFLPVTLPEHLKSEDKVPGSDDNKEIKNGSAGLTDGMVACKKTEPGMAGEKADSHMSAQQICA